In Methanomicrobium antiquum, one DNA window encodes the following:
- a CDS encoding S26 family signal peptidase: protein MKSAKQNSKDKPKKEQKNPLDKFLNSEDSAVSFIRDILLVLGAVGIIALLLILVSGTWPAVVAVESESMVPNMNIGDLVFVVSADRYGDLQTWEDGLSSGYAKFNNYPDKQGNSVFGDVIIYRPNGDDSVHPIIHRAYGWYESNESNPLTNSGYITKGDNNNVYDQLSGISGIGVIKPVKSEWIIGKALFSVPYLGYAPLHLFEFAVILIAIMIIHELYLRRRGDN from the coding sequence ATGAAAAGCGCAAAACAAAATTCAAAAGATAAACCTAAAAAAGAACAAAAAAACCCGCTGGATAAATTTTTAAATAGTGAAGATTCAGCTGTTAGCTTTATACGCGACATATTATTGGTTTTAGGCGCTGTAGGCATAATTGCGCTTTTACTTATTTTGGTGTCAGGCACATGGCCTGCCGTTGTTGCAGTTGAATCAGAGAGCATGGTTCCTAATATGAACATTGGAGACCTCGTATTTGTTGTGTCTGCAGACAGATACGGTGACCTTCAGACATGGGAAGACGGCCTTTCATCAGGATATGCTAAATTCAACAATTATCCTGACAAACAGGGAAACTCTGTATTTGGAGATGTCATAATATACCGGCCAAACGGCGATGACAGTGTTCACCCAATCATCCACCGTGCTTACGGATGGTATGAAAGCAATGAATCAAACCCTTTGACAAACAGCGGATACATAACAAAAGGAGATAACAACAATGTATATGACCAGTTATCCGGCATATCAGGAATTGGTGTAATAAAGCCGGTCAAAAGCGAATGGATAATTGGAAAAGCGCTTTTTTCTGTGCCATATCTTGGATATGCACCTCTTCATCTCTTTGAATTTGCAGTCATTCTTATAGCAATAATGATAATTCATGAATTATACCTGAGAAGACGCGGAGATAACTGA
- the recQ gene encoding DNA helicase RecQ: MHEVSDTIPAGSLSAESALSKYFGYNSLYPYQKEIIDSVTNGRDVLAVIATGGGKSICYQLPALLMDGIAVVVSPLISLMKDQVDSLVTAGVSAGFLNSTQDYSDYTKTVGAMVSGSLDIVYVSPERAVTPSFISTLKRCRISLLAVDEAHCISQWGHEFRPEYRRLASLKKEFPQIPVIALTATATPVVRTDIIKQLNLKDPLFYVGSFYRKNLKYTVIPKKDAFGQIVSYIKKRRSDDSGIIYCQSRKGVEDISKKLGSAGIYALPYHAGLSKQVREKTQDKFIKDNVPVIVATVAFGMGINKPDVRYVIHYDLPDSPENYYQETGRAGRDGLLSDCLLFYSRGDRAKVEYFINRMNAGRQKTSALKKLDAITDFCESTECRVKMFLDYFGEDTTGFACGRCDNCLNPSEPFDGTDIAKKIIRCIQSLEVSFGIGYIADVLRGSKSKKIKEKGHEKSPYFGTGKTFSKDELESYIKEIMRGGFLSREGSRYPVVVLNEKSMDVLSGKVRVTLIRFKDKKSKEKRSKKSVSKTSPQELSDGRMRDCDNFLYERLKTVRKRIADEKKIPPYMVLSIASLAELASKRPKTKTGLLSIKGIGDHKAGEFGKLFLDEISSFESEKSNAGLYASSGNESKTSVREKSSDATYRMYAKGMTISQIAKERELTEETIAVHIEEKIREGAEIDLDDLVSEKNQEAVFSSLKNYGDISIKDIKSLTDGRISVSEIRFVKAFFERNQNKI; this comes from the coding sequence ATGCATGAGGTTTCAGACACAATACCGGCAGGCAGTCTTTCTGCTGAATCAGCGCTTTCAAAATATTTTGGCTACAATTCTTTGTATCCCTATCAAAAAGAGATAATTGATTCTGTGACAAACGGGCGTGACGTACTGGCAGTCATAGCAACAGGAGGTGGAAAATCAATATGTTATCAGCTTCCGGCACTTTTGATGGACGGAATCGCAGTCGTTGTATCACCTCTTATTTCGCTTATGAAAGATCAGGTTGACTCACTGGTAACAGCCGGTGTTTCCGCAGGATTTTTAAACAGTACTCAGGATTATTCAGATTATACAAAGACTGTTGGTGCAATGGTCAGTGGCAGTCTGGATATTGTTTATGTATCGCCTGAAAGAGCTGTTACACCTTCTTTTATATCAACTCTGAAACGTTGCAGAATCTCACTTCTGGCAGTCGATGAGGCTCACTGCATCTCACAGTGGGGTCATGAATTCAGGCCTGAATACAGGCGGCTTGCATCACTAAAAAAAGAATTTCCACAAATACCTGTAATTGCTCTGACTGCAACGGCAACACCGGTTGTGAGAACTGATATTATAAAACAGCTAAATCTTAAAGATCCGCTATTTTATGTTGGTAGTTTTTACAGGAAAAATTTAAAATATACTGTTATTCCAAAAAAGGATGCTTTTGGTCAGATTGTTTCATATATCAAAAAAAGACGTTCTGACGATTCCGGAATTATTTACTGTCAGAGTAGAAAAGGTGTTGAGGATATCTCAAAAAAGTTAGGTTCTGCCGGAATCTACGCACTTCCCTATCATGCAGGGCTTTCCAAGCAGGTCCGTGAAAAAACTCAGGACAAATTCATAAAGGACAACGTGCCTGTAATTGTTGCAACGGTTGCATTCGGAATGGGAATAAACAAGCCTGATGTCAGGTATGTGATTCATTATGATCTTCCTGACAGTCCTGAAAATTATTATCAGGAGACGGGAAGAGCAGGACGTGACGGTCTTTTATCTGACTGCCTTTTGTTTTATTCCAGAGGTGACAGGGCAAAGGTTGAATATTTTATCAACCGGATGAACGCCGGCAGGCAAAAGACTTCAGCTCTTAAAAAGCTTGATGCTATAACTGATTTTTGCGAGAGCACAGAGTGTCGCGTTAAGATGTTTCTTGATTATTTCGGCGAGGACACAACTGGATTTGCCTGCGGAAGATGCGACAACTGTTTAAATCCTTCAGAGCCATTTGACGGAACAGATATTGCGAAAAAGATAATCAGGTGTATTCAGTCTCTTGAGGTCTCCTTTGGAATAGGATACATTGCTGATGTTCTAAGAGGATCTAAGAGCAAAAAGATAAAAGAGAAGGGCCATGAAAAATCACCATATTTTGGCACAGGAAAGACATTTTCAAAGGATGAACTGGAGTCCTACATTAAAGAGATAATGAGAGGCGGCTTTTTGTCGCGTGAGGGAAGCCGCTATCCTGTAGTTGTATTAAATGAAAAAAGCATGGATGTTCTTTCAGGAAAAGTCCGTGTCACACTTATACGTTTTAAGGATAAAAAATCAAAAGAAAAAAGATCTAAAAAGAGTGTTAGTAAAACCTCCCCACAGGAATTATCTGATGGCAGGATGCGTGATTGTGACAATTTCCTCTATGAGAGGCTTAAAACAGTCAGAAAGAGAATTGCGGATGAGAAGAAAATTCCGCCTTACATGGTTTTATCAATTGCATCTTTAGCTGAACTTGCATCTAAGCGGCCGAAAACAAAGACCGGTCTTTTAAGCATAAAGGGAATCGGAGATCACAAAGCAGGAGAATTTGGAAAGCTCTTTTTGGATGAAATATCATCGTTTGAGAGTGAAAAATCAAATGCAGGCCTTTATGCATCTTCCGGTAATGAAAGCAAAACTTCAGTTCGGGAAAAGAGCAGTGATGCAACCTACCGGATGTATGCAAAAGGAATGACAATAAGTCAGATTGCAAAAGAAAGGGAGCTTACTGAAGAGACTATTGCGGTTCACATTGAAGAAAAAATTAGAGAGGGTGCAGAAATAGATTTGGATGATTTGGTCTCTGAAAAAAATCAGGAAGCTGTCTTTTCTTCTCTTAAAAATTATGGAGATATATCGATAAAGGATATAAAAAGCCTGACAGACGGAAGGATATCTGTCAGTGAAATAAGGTTTGTGAAGGCTTTTTTTGAGAGAAATCAGAATAAAATCTGA
- a CDS encoding PAS domain S-box protein yields the protein MDIYLPEKYQTIPVKLFVLVILTVFTLIITFFSLSVNVQVVFTHFYYIPIILAAYWFTKKAIVYTIFLCAFYLVLVYILSFHNLQICLEALLRCLIFTGISSVTAILSMTIKNQRKKIKESEMLYRAVWENVQAGIVLINPEDNKIISINPEALKITGFSESEVLGHVCHKLICPTLAGNCPIRNKSLKIENAERIALSKDGKEIPILKTATAMQIGDNEFLIECFIDISKIKEAEATLLGYIREATLRIRNPVSLVKNNLTELKKDLNDKTINPEYFITTLSVQEKHMEEILKNLKEIEQAVAEKHTEIPEELRNYLKRE from the coding sequence ATGGACATTTATCTGCCTGAAAAATATCAGACTATTCCGGTAAAGCTATTTGTTCTGGTAATTTTAACTGTTTTTACTTTAATCATTACGTTTTTTTCTCTTTCAGTAAACGTCCAGGTGGTTTTTACACACTTTTATTACATACCAATAATCCTGGCGGCATACTGGTTCACAAAAAAAGCGATTGTCTATACAATTTTTCTCTGTGCATTTTATCTGGTATTAGTCTATATTCTAAGCTTTCATAATCTGCAGATTTGTTTGGAAGCACTACTACGATGCCTTATATTTACAGGAATCTCATCAGTAACAGCCATTCTTTCGATGACAATTAAAAATCAGAGGAAAAAAATTAAAGAATCAGAGATGCTTTACAGGGCAGTCTGGGAAAATGTCCAGGCAGGAATTGTTCTGATAAATCCAGAGGACAACAAAATAATCTCAATTAATCCTGAAGCCTTAAAGATAACAGGTTTTTCAGAGAGTGAGGTTTTAGGACATGTCTGTCACAAATTAATCTGCCCGACACTGGCCGGAAACTGTCCTATAAGAAATAAAAGCTTAAAAATTGAAAATGCCGAACGCATTGCCCTTTCAAAAGATGGAAAAGAAATTCCAATTTTAAAAACAGCAACAGCAATGCAGATTGGCGATAATGAATTTTTAATAGAATGTTTCATCGATATTTCAAAGATAAAAGAGGCTGAGGCAACACTGCTTGGGTACATTCGTGAAGCAACCCTTCGCATAAGAAATCCGGTAAGTCTTGTAAAAAACAATCTTACAGAGCTTAAAAAGGATTTAAATGATAAAACAATAAACCCTGAATATTTTATCACTACTCTTTCAGTACAGGAGAAGCACATGGAGGAAATTTTGAAAAATTTAAAGGAAATTGAGCAGGCTGTTGCTGAAAAGCATACGGAAATACCAGAAGAATTAAGAAATTACTTAAAAAGAGAATAA
- the cofH gene encoding 5-amino-6-(D-ribitylamino)uracil--L-tyrosine 4-hydroxyphenyl transferase CofH, giving the protein MSRNDIKILLNDTLNGHRLTVEEAESLMKIKDRQIWDVARTADEIREKKVGDVVTYVRNQNIHITNICRNLCHFCAFGKPKSDSEAYLYKEDFVRNAARLAKERKVTEICLLSGVHPDFATQNYENILGWITEEFPGVDIHTMSPDEISHAAKMDGITTKEVLERVVAAGLGTLQGTGAEILVDSVRKVICPSKVSTKEWSRIIKEAHSLGLKSTSTIMYGSVDTEKDRAEHLSVLRDIQDETGGFTELVPLPYLYQNTRLYERGLAPAGATGRTDLLFFATARLFLDNFDNIQISWGKVGLKFTQLGLLAGGNDYGGTMFADEVSIDAGGDGSDYFDPEEMKRVTEDIGRVLRQRTTRYELIG; this is encoded by the coding sequence ATGAGCAGAAATGACATAAAGATTCTATTAAATGATACTTTAAACGGGCACAGGCTCACAGTAGAGGAAGCTGAAAGCCTGATGAAAATAAAAGACAGGCAGATTTGGGATGTAGCCCGTACAGCAGATGAAATACGTGAAAAAAAGGTTGGAGATGTTGTCACATATGTCAGAAACCAAAATATCCATATAACAAATATCTGCAGAAACCTCTGCCATTTTTGTGCCTTTGGAAAGCCTAAATCCGACAGTGAAGCCTACCTTTACAAAGAGGACTTTGTCCGAAATGCGGCAAGGCTTGCAAAAGAAAGAAAGGTCACAGAAATCTGTCTTTTATCCGGCGTTCATCCTGATTTTGCAACCCAAAACTATGAAAATATACTTGGATGGATTACAGAGGAGTTCCCGGGCGTTGACATTCATACAATGAGTCCTGATGAAATATCTCATGCGGCGAAGATGGACGGCATCACAACAAAGGAAGTTCTTGAACGTGTTGTTGCCGCAGGGCTTGGAACACTTCAGGGAACAGGCGCCGAGATTCTTGTTGACAGCGTCAGAAAAGTAATATGTCCGTCAAAAGTATCCACTAAGGAGTGGTCGCGGATAATAAAGGAGGCTCATTCTTTAGGACTTAAATCAACTTCCACTATAATGTACGGATCTGTTGATACAGAAAAAGACAGGGCAGAGCACCTTTCGGTCTTAAGGGATATTCAGGATGAGACAGGAGGCTTTACAGAGCTTGTGCCTCTTCCTTATCTTTACCAGAATACAAGGCTTTATGAAAGAGGTCTTGCACCGGCAGGTGCGACAGGAAGAACTGATCTTTTGTTTTTTGCAACAGCACGGCTTTTTTTGGACAACTTCGACAATATTCAGATTTCATGGGGAAAAGTAGGCCTGAAATTCACACAGCTTGGTCTTTTGGCAGGCGGAAACGACTATGGCGGGACAATGTTTGCTGACGAAGTTTCAATTGACGCCGGCGGAGACGGTTCGGATTATTTTGACCCTGAAGAGATGAAAAGAGTCACTGAGGATATTGGAAGGGTACTCCGGCAGAGAACAACAAGATATGAGCTTATTGGATAA
- a CDS encoding DUF7504 family protein translates to METTPDEQNISKVILFFSDPQKIRESNTSIIKEAQDRGYTPIVTTINFPASILEKLYLQNDLDTSEIYFIDAISKFSTGPKSVSPDDRHIFLNTPSDLTNLSIAISEMLKRNNGKRILILIDSISTMLIYLPSVKISQFVHIISSKIRQIEENCTFLAVEGGLDPLLYSQIRSFVDDVVEETG, encoded by the coding sequence ATGGAGACTACACCAGATGAACAAAATATTTCAAAAGTCATTTTGTTCTTTTCAGATCCTCAAAAAATAAGAGAGAGCAACACATCAATCATAAAAGAGGCACAGGACAGAGGTTACACACCAATAGTGACCACCATTAATTTTCCTGCATCAATTCTTGAAAAACTCTACCTTCAAAATGATTTGGATACTTCAGAAATCTACTTTATAGACGCAATTTCAAAATTTTCAACAGGCCCAAAATCAGTCTCCCCCGATGACAGACACATATTCCTCAATACCCCTTCAGATCTTACAAACTTAAGCATAGCAATATCTGAGATGCTCAAAAGAAACAATGGGAAAAGAATATTAATTCTCATTGATTCAATCAGCACGATGCTTATCTATCTTCCTTCTGTTAAAATTTCCCAGTTTGTTCATATTATTTCAAGCAAAATAAGGCAGATCGAAGAGAACTGCACATTTTTGGCTGTTGAAGGAGGGCTGGATCCTCTTTTATACTCACAGATAAGATCCTTTGTTGACGATGTTGTAGAAGAAACCGGCTAA
- a CDS encoding methyl-accepting chemotaxis protein, producing MSIEKINRVLKRALEGDTSVRVDERDAGPELKNLAQTVNTVIEKLEHADDSEVFKKRMFSFVKFNPQAIAVLGPDKKRIDLNKEYERAWRGSYEELMNKKLYDFDIKITGGDDFYASYNTRKNAQTDMEISWPDNTKTYLRLFQTPILNDSGEIDINYYIYQDLTAENALNSYLNHEIDKISDNIEKISKGNLELDLSVSDADENTKDARELIFKISSSLSKAKSAIENLVSDAELLSDAAISGNLRERTDVKRHEGHFRGVMEGFNQTLDIISGPLNESMRVISCYAENDYIARFSDEVPVSGDFAEFKKSINELGDRLVYVIDEVQKAVVNVTVGTSEASKGSDEVAKATEQVAMTSQKCADLSRSVLSKMENIQRQISDLSASNEEIAATSQDVLKNAEDMTTKGNDAQVLGNDANDKMESVRSITKRSVDEINDLNEQIKEINKIVKMINDITGQINLLSLNAAIEAARAGEHGRGFAVVAGEVKNLAGDARKATDHIEKVITSIQKNSRDTADAILSANEGVLSAVGSVDATITALNEIVGQSQQVTSNMSEIARAIENQAQIANVVVNATDDGARETGENLREVEELAALAQETSASVEEIGSAIHEVNEMAGILKDNMSRFKIDKQ from the coding sequence ATGAGCATTGAGAAAATAAACAGGGTTCTTAAAAGGGCTCTTGAGGGAGATACTTCTGTCAGGGTTGATGAAAGAGATGCAGGTCCTGAATTGAAAAATCTTGCACAGACTGTAAATACAGTAATTGAAAAGCTTGAGCATGCAGATGATAGTGAAGTCTTTAAAAAACGCATGTTCTCTTTTGTGAAATTCAATCCGCAGGCAATAGCTGTATTGGGTCCTGATAAGAAAAGAATTGATTTAAACAAAGAATATGAACGCGCCTGGCGTGGAAGCTATGAAGAGCTGATGAATAAAAAACTCTATGACTTCGATATAAAAATTACCGGTGGAGATGATTTCTATGCTTCCTACAACACAAGGAAGAATGCACAGACTGACATGGAAATATCATGGCCGGACAATACAAAGACATATCTGAGACTTTTCCAGACTCCGATTTTAAACGATTCGGGCGAAATAGATATCAATTATTATATTTATCAGGATTTAACTGCTGAAAACGCTCTTAACAGTTATCTGAATCATGAGATTGACAAAATTTCAGATAATATAGAAAAAATCTCCAAAGGCAATCTTGAACTTGATTTGTCTGTCTCTGATGCAGATGAAAATACCAAAGATGCCAGAGAGCTGATTTTTAAGATTTCGTCCAGTCTTTCAAAAGCAAAATCTGCAATTGAAAATCTGGTTTCAGATGCAGAACTTTTGTCAGACGCCGCAATAAGTGGAAATCTCCGTGAAAGAACTGATGTAAAAAGGCATGAGGGTCATTTCAGGGGAGTAATGGAAGGCTTTAACCAGACTTTAGATATCATATCAGGACCTTTAAATGAATCTATGAGAGTCATCAGCTGTTATGCAGAAAATGATTACATTGCACGATTTTCTGATGAAGTGCCAGTAAGCGGGGATTTTGCTGAATTCAAAAAATCGATAAACGAACTTGGTGACAGACTGGTTTATGTAATAGATGAGGTTCAAAAAGCGGTTGTTAATGTAACTGTTGGAACATCAGAGGCAAGCAAAGGTTCAGATGAGGTTGCCAAGGCAACCGAGCAGGTTGCAATGACAAGCCAGAAATGCGCTGATCTGAGCAGATCGGTTCTTTCAAAGATGGAAAATATTCAAAGGCAGATATCAGATCTTTCAGCATCAAACGAAGAGATTGCCGCAACTTCTCAGGATGTTTTGAAAAACGCTGAAGATATGACCACAAAGGGCAACGATGCACAGGTGCTTGGAAATGATGCAAACGACAAAATGGAGTCTGTCAGGAGTATAACCAAAAGAAGCGTTGATGAAATAAACGATCTAAACGAGCAGATAAAAGAGATAAACAAGATTGTGAAGATGATTAACGATATCACCGGACAGATTAATCTCCTCTCCTTAAATGCCGCAATAGAGGCCGCACGTGCAGGTGAGCATGGACGCGGATTTGCAGTCGTTGCAGGAGAGGTCAAAAACCTTGCCGGCGATGCAAGAAAAGCAACAGATCATATTGAAAAAGTAATAACATCAATTCAGAAGAACAGCCGTGATACTGCAGATGCAATTCTGTCTGCCAATGAAGGTGTCTTAAGTGCTGTTGGAAGCGTTGATGCAACAATTACCGCATTAAATGAAATTGTGGGGCAGTCTCAGCAGGTCACATCAAATATGAGCGAGATTGCACGGGCTATTGAAAACCAGGCCCAGATTGCAAATGTGGTAGTGAATGCGACTGATGACGGTGCAAGAGAGACCGGAGAGAATTTAAGAGAAGTTGAGGAGTTAGCAGCCCTTGCCCAGGAGACCAGTGCATCTGTTGAGGAGATTGGAAGCGCAATTCATGAGGTTAATGAGATGGCCGGCATTTTAAAGGACAATATGAGCCGTTTTAAGATTGACAAACAATAA
- a CDS encoding alpha/beta fold hydrolase — protein MLVLVFSVFAGGCTSESESELPVQTISQTPMSEISIISYEKTPVSYLDLSYNVSLAYREFGKPDSEPLLMIIGFGGTMDSWNTTFISLLSENYHVYIYDHRDMGESSKTLSNFTIYDLSDDAANLITGLGYDSMNTYSVSMGSTVAQQLLISHPEKVRKAVLSSATYSVLIPKTEVLHGLIEDALTNPDSSEGVVKEAVANLGYPGCYDNLSSIKNDIMLITGTEDIITPQSVAVLIADRINGSWLVRFKGIPHMGSSYAPYEYAEITKIFLEMNETPT, from the coding sequence ATGCTGGTTTTGGTTTTCTCAGTCTTTGCAGGAGGATGCACATCAGAATCAGAATCAGAATTGCCTGTGCAAACAATCTCACAAACCCCCATGTCAGAGATTTCCATTATTTCATATGAAAAAACGCCTGTTTCGTATCTTGATCTTTCTTATAATGTAAGCCTTGCATACCGTGAATTTGGAAAACCTGATTCAGAACCTCTTTTGATGATAATAGGATTTGGTGGGACAATGGATTCGTGGAATACGACATTTATCAGTCTTCTTTCTGAAAATTATCATGTTTATATCTATGATCACCGGGATATGGGTGAAAGTTCAAAAACACTAAGTAATTTTACCATATATGATCTCTCTGACGATGCGGCAAATCTTATAACAGGCCTCGGATATGACAGCATGAATACCTATAGCGTTTCGATGGGATCAACAGTTGCACAACAGCTTTTAATCTCACACCCGGAGAAGGTCAGGAAGGCTGTTTTATCATCTGCGACATACAGCGTTTTAATTCCAAAGACCGAAGTACTCCATGGACTTATTGAGGATGCACTAACAAATCCCGACTCTTCAGAAGGCGTTGTTAAGGAGGCTGTTGCAAATCTCGGATATCCGGGATGTTATGATAATCTCTCATCAATAAAAAATGATATAATGCTGATTACAGGAACAGAGGATATTATAACACCGCAGTCGGTGGCAGTTTTAATTGCAGACAGGATTAACGGCTCATGGCTTGTAAGATTCAAAGGCATCCCTCATATGGGATCAAGTTATGCACCTTATGAATATGCAGAAATTACGAAGATATTTCTGGAGATGAATGAAACTCCGACTTAA
- a CDS encoding tetratricopeptide repeat protein has protein sequence MKVSVSYWFNKGLSLSESNMHEKALYCFDKALLLDENEPVIWFKKGIALFHVKRTEDAISSFEKTLELNPENAAAFNNMGVALSVLNRFDEAKECFKKALELKPGKPEVCVNQNISNEMNNKRNL, from the coding sequence ATGAAAGTGAGTGTCAGTTACTGGTTTAACAAGGGATTGTCCCTTAGTGAATCCAACATGCATGAAAAAGCTTTGTATTGCTTTGACAAAGCACTTTTACTGGATGAAAATGAGCCTGTAATATGGTTTAAAAAAGGTATTGCACTTTTTCATGTAAAAAGAACAGAAGATGCGATTTCAAGCTTTGAAAAAACATTAGAATTAAACCCTGAAAATGCGGCGGCGTTTAACAACATGGGCGTTGCTCTTTCTGTCTTAAACAGATTTGATGAGGCAAAAGAATGTTTTAAAAAAGCTCTTGAATTAAAGCCCGGAAAACCAGAGGTTTGCGTCAACCAAAACATTTCAAATGAGATGAACAATAAAAGAAATTTATGA
- a CDS encoding NAC family transcription factor, with the protein MSEKDGDYCTVCGGIVPSGNDVRQIDVDGKVTGINKLDFIFSEVKKLNLTSENEIEEEIMKRATVLNYIPTKKKDSYAKALIEEYKKSV; encoded by the coding sequence ATGAGTGAAAAAGATGGGGATTACTGCACAGTATGCGGAGGAATAGTTCCATCCGGAAATGATGTAAGACAGATAGATGTTGATGGAAAGGTGACAGGAATAAACAAGCTTGACTTCATCTTCTCAGAGGTTAAAAAGTTAAATCTGACGTCTGAGAATGAAATAGAAGAAGAGATTATGAAAAGAGCAACTGTTCTTAATTATATTCCGACTAAAAAAAAGGATTCATATGCAAAGGCTTTGATTGAAGAATACAAAAAAAGTGTATAA
- a CDS encoding PAS domain-containing protein, whose amino-acid sequence MVCILVIFLLLPIWHYGCLVYSEKLISDHKETLHHEFSFYSNSITYSINEKIGLIDGVYSFVVAEIDNNKLDSRFNIFAKTLLSGHSELNFIGVAPDGVYTYIYPESGNEFFLNYNFFNDPSPAIVRQNEYLLNGKPFVLRGPVKNHLGKDEIIITKAVFLNGTSDDGDFWGFVSLSVDLPKIYDQSGMFKIHGYNVAMKNDDYGVFYGNESVFDNSPGLYEMTIGNEIWTFAIAPENGWMGFVEDKMSPFRQTTLFFVIFIGILSGYTVYSHMWLNRAFRKRTDELEKAEDELLLKNLAIDSSVSPVVISDESGRIVYMNKAAQNQWNIDEKAAKMREISSLIQNTEFLSDFFKDKTIEEKEKSDSRTGEVLGLRDDGSSFYGIGSVSEVRDKKGIFHGVHCSFVDITAEKESRIREFEALKQIEKNLLRLAALNDEIRNPLAVIVGYASMISGEYSEKILDQAGIIDRLINELDQSWVESEKIREYLRKYYEIDTDESEKS is encoded by the coding sequence TTGGTATGTATTCTGGTAATTTTTTTATTACTTCCAATATGGCATTATGGCTGTCTGGTTTACAGTGAAAAACTAATAAGCGATCATAAAGAAACTCTGCATCATGAATTTTCTTTTTACAGCAATTCCATTACTTATTCAATAAACGAAAAAATAGGGCTCATTGATGGTGTTTATTCATTTGTTGTTGCTGAGATTGATAATAACAAACTGGATTCCAGATTCAATATTTTTGCAAAAACTCTTTTGTCAGGCCATTCTGAATTAAATTTCATAGGTGTTGCACCTGATGGTGTCTATACATATATATATCCGGAATCAGGGAATGAGTTTTTTTTAAACTATAATTTTTTTAATGATCCAAGCCCTGCAATTGTCAGACAGAATGAATATCTTTTAAATGGGAAGCCTTTTGTCCTCAGAGGTCCTGTAAAAAATCATCTGGGAAAAGATGAAATTATCATAACTAAGGCTGTTTTCCTAAACGGCACATCCGATGACGGTGATTTCTGGGGTTTTGTGTCATTGTCAGTTGATCTTCCAAAAATCTATGATCAAAGTGGCATGTTTAAAATTCATGGATATAACGTAGCTATGAAAAACGATGATTATGGTGTTTTTTATGGTAATGAGTCTGTATTTGATAATTCCCCCGGATTATATGAGATGACTATAGGCAATGAAATCTGGACATTTGCAATTGCACCTGAAAACGGATGGATGGGTTTTGTTGAGGATAAAATGTCGCCTTTCAGACAGACCACCTTGTTTTTTGTAATTTTTATAGGTATCCTGTCAGGTTATACAGTTTATAGTCATATGTGGCTTAACAGGGCTTTTAGAAAAAGAACTGATGAACTTGAAAAAGCTGAAGATGAACTTTTGCTAAAAAATCTTGCAATAGATTCATCGGTAAGTCCTGTTGTGATATCTGATGAATCCGGAAGGATTGTTTATATGAATAAAGCCGCACAAAATCAGTGGAATATTGATGAAAAGGCTGCAAAAATGAGAGAAATCTCATCGTTAATACAAAACACTGAGTTTTTATCAGATTTTTTTAAAGATAAAACTATTGAGGAGAAAGAAAAATCAGACAGCCGTACAGGTGAGGTTTTGGGGTTACGCGATGACGGCTCATCATTTTATGGAATCGGCTCAGTTTCGGAAGTCAGAGATAAAAAAGGCATATTCCATGGCGTTCACTGTTCGTTTGTTGATATCACAGCAGAAAAGGAATCAAGGATCCGTGAATTTGAGGCATTAAAGCAGATTGAAAAAAATCTTTTGAGACTTGCGGCTTTAAATGACGAGATAAGAAATCCTCTTGCAGTAATTGTTGGCTATGCATCTATGATTTCCGGAGAATATTCAGAAAAAATTTTGGATCAGGCAGGAATTATTGACAGGCTCATAAATGAACTTGATCAAAGCTGGGTGGAATCTGAAAAAATCAGGGAATATCTAAGAAAATATTATGAGATTGATACTGATGAATCTGAAAAATCCTGA